CACTCATAAATAGAAAATGGATCTAGAAGTCAGACACCGTTTGTTAAAAGTCAACTAGTTATGGTAATGTTCGTGATCTTTATTTGTTAATCCCCTTGCATAGCTTGACAAGTTGTTTATCTCCACCATACTTCTGTTGCCTAAATGCACGCACTTACGGTTTACATCATCATTCTTTACAAACACAAAAGGGTCTATAGTCGGGGGAAGCAACAGTGAGATGGCCTCTGTGGGTTAAGGGCAAGAACACATTGCTTTTACAAATGACGACTTTATCGCTAAGATGATTCCACAATGCCACCATGCTGTGTATATACACACCCCCTGATGTGGCCTTGCATCGCCCCTGTTATGTCTGTGTAAATTACCATAAACGAAAAGCAGCACCAGCAATTTACAATATTCTGACTGCAACCTTTGTGTAAAAAGGGGTTTTGTCACTTGCTATTGTTCTTTTGGAAAGTGCAAGTTTAGTACCTTGCCCCATCACAACAGCAGTGGACACTGCGAAACTACTTGGGAAGTGCTTAAACAACACAGCAGGACTTTTCACCTCCACAGACAGCAATCTGATTGCACCTGTGGACAGTCACATCCCAGAATCCCACCCAAACCAACAGGACCATACGGACCTAATGCTCCAATACCAGAGGCACAGCATCTTTATCAGGCATGGTTCACTCTGCCTTCCAAACATTACATTAGTAAAGTTCTTAATTACAATAACTACCAAGACTGATCATTTCCTTATCCCATTTCACAAAAGTGAAAGTGAAATTATTTGtccaaacctgaaaaaaacatcaaatccTTTGAGATTGTTTCCTGAATCAGAGATGCAGCACTCGTGGTTGTAAACTATGCTAAAGTGTCTAAATTTTCACAGTGTTACAAAAAAACATCTTACCTCCAAGTTTCCCCTTTTCTTCTTGCCATGTAGTCTTGGGTGTAGTCTCTAAGGGAAACCCAAATGTCGATGACAACCCATTTGTTCTTTGGAAAGGTTTGGGAGGTTGGGCCATATAGCCCATGCGAGTGTCACTCATGACAGGTAAAGAGAAAGAGGCGATTCTCTGTAGGATCAAGTCCATGCTATCTCCTGCATCACATCTGCAATCTTCCAAAGTATAAACGGGTCCAGAGCTTGAGGAGCTGCGAGAACTATGCACACTGGGAACCACCTTGACAACTTGGGAGTCTGTCAAAGTGTCCAGCTGAAGACCCTCAGTTGGAGAAGGGTGAATTGGGGACAAAGAGCCCTGTGAGGGATCTGGAGAATATGGGGGGAATGGTGAAATGGGATAGCTAAAGATGGGGCATGGTGTGTCAGAAGAATTACTTAAGCTGCTGAGAGAGGCAGAGGGCCTAGCTCCTGTTAATGAAAGGCTGTAGATTTGATCATGAAGTCCACCTGAGCTCTGTGGTTTATGACTGGGGGCATTTGAGATGTTGCTCACCAAGCTGTCTAGGTCCAGTGGAAACTTGTTAAGACGTGGAATTTCTTTGGCCTTGGTCTGTCGAGTTTTGAAAACCTGGGGTCCTTTTTGGCAAACCTTATTGGAGTCACTTTTCCCAAAGGAACTGACACTATGAAAACGACCATTTTGCTTTCCATTTGCATCAACGTCGGTCATCCCAGGCCAGATCCTACATCCACTGATCCCTCTTTTCACTTCCATCATTCCTGCTTCTTCATTTGCGATTTGAAAATCCATGATTGATATGAAGCCATGGTTCATCTTCTGAGGCTCTCTACTACCAAGCATCACCCCTGGCTCTTGTTTAATCTCAGACTTGAAAACACATTTCTTCATATTTGCTTTAAGGTGTTGTTGTTGCTGGAGCTGATTTCCATGGCACTCTCTCGGGGGATGAGGGCTGTGATAGGATGCCATGGTATAACCTCTCCCACTAGAGTACTCCAGGCTGGATGTTGAGCTATGAAGGCTGTCGTTGTCACTCCCTGGACCAGATGGTGGGGAGCAAATATTTGGGGAGCCAGAGTTTAACCGGCTTTGAAATGACGCAGCTCTGACCACAGATGAGCCTTTGTTGTAGATGCCTGGTTTGTTCTCAGTTACTCGGCTAAAGGACAAGCTGCTGCTTAGAGTATGAGTCTTGAGTGCACGGCTAGGACTGGAACTCATGTGGATGCTTGAGTGGGATGCTGAGCCCATGCTGTTGTTAAAGACAAAAGAAGAAGATTGACCATCCCCTCCTTGCTCCTCAGTGGCTTCATCATAATTGGGGAAgcgatggaaggaagggagcggAATGGGGGAGGAGACAGGTGATGCTGAGGAGGCCGGTATGTCATCCATATCTTCAATGTCGAAAGATTTCTTCAGGGCTGCATATAAGAAAGAACATGCATGTAATTAATAAAATGCCTTACTTGGGGATGTTGTAATGCAAATATGAACCGAGACTATGTAAGTACAGGTTAGGGTAATACCCTTCTGTCTCTTATATTCTGTCTCTCAATAAAATTTTCCAAATAAAGTGGCCCTCAAGGCCTTGAGGGACTCCAAGGGACCCCTTGAGTTATGCTGTTGTTGGGGATGATGCAATGAGCCATTTCCTCACACGCTCTATATGAGCCTAAGGTATGGATCATAATTTATGTCAATATCTTTGTGtttctgatttttttcccctttttcttattGTAAGTATCAGTTGGCTAatctatttacttttatttgcatcactgtcttgtcttctaatcttttaaatgtaaaaaagagaATAGCCTTTCCTGAGCTTGGCTCTGATTGAAGTGTCCTCCTTTGAAAAGAGAATATTTCAGTTCCTATGACACTCCTTTATTTTGCTACATATGCAGTATACATTATATAGTTCTAAAAAAATGTGTTCTCTCTCAAACTATGTTCATCTGCATCAGTGCTGAATAGACTTGCATGTGAAGATGTATTTAAAGTGCAACTTTGTTATATGCCATTGAAAATTTTGTGGGTTGCCGTTTCCAGCTCTGCACATAAAGGGCATCATATTCTCACTTAAGTGGTGGTTTGTACAAAGTTATAGATTTACTGCTtcaataattattttatttcttgcatttcCCTAAAAAATACAAGCAAACACACCCTTATTATATAGTAATATTTATAATGTACAGTAATGTTTAATGTCCTTCAACCTCACACGACCATTGTGTTACGATTTTGCACCATGTGAGATCTTTGTCTGCCCTCATTTTAATCTGGACATCTGCTGGACATAAGCATTACCAATACCAAGTGCAATGTGGCACATCCTGAAAGAGagtgtgttaagcctgatttagggttctgcgttaaaccaacgcagagcctaggcCGTCACCGTgccgccgtcgtgaacccttcggacttctctgtcactccatttctccgcagtgcaataccccccagagcactagttgatactttgtttagcttccggcttttccggtcacagtgaatcaaagagataaggacaactattgtgcaaaaaaccaaaacaaccccaaaaaaaaaaaaatgacacacacacgaagaaaagagcgctgaaagttcactactgcttcacgaaccggaactggaaaagcgttgctaccaagcgaaccaatcacagtcctctcggtctgcgttgggtcagCATCGCCTCGACacatagttacattttttggaagtgcaggtcaggctacggcgtaggccaaGGAGACACTCCTGTGTAgccgcgtaggctctgcgttgatttaacgcagaaccataattcagccttaactatGGGAGACGTAGTGGGAGACTGCAGGTTTAAATGGGAGATGGGCATACTACTTTTACTTTGTATAAGCATCAGTGGCCAAAGCACAAAACTGCCCGCCAAATTTGAAATTCAATATATCAAAATGTGTATGTTggcatataaaaaataaatcaaatgcatCAAAAATTTATAATTtcctaaaaactaaaaaacattgAACTAATAAGGACTTTCAAAAGAAGCCAGATCAGTCATGGTCTCAGAGAAGAAAATTATTTCTAGATCACCTcacaggtggaaacacaagATGAAATATATGGGCTGGACTATTCTGATTCCTATTTTCTTTGCCATTGCAGATGTCATTAGACAATTCCAGTATTATGGTTAAGTCAAAAATATTCCTAAATATTTAAGACTGCACGTGgattctttatttccttttttctttttttttgtgtgtgtatgtgtgtgtgtttccttcaccagTCCTGGTGACCGCCATATTTTATTGAtaccaagcaaaaaaaaaagaaaagaaaaataattaaaaatctgCCAAAGAGGACTAGGATCACTGACAGTGGGACATGAATGTccaggaaagaaaagacaagacagtgatgggtgcagtatGGTGACTGTGTGATTTGTTGTAGTGTGTGTGAAAGAGTGTGTAACGTATTGCCTTGGAATAGAAGGACACCTCTAAACATAggacaaccaggtatttacaagCTTAAGAGGACAGA
This window of the Cololabis saira isolate AMF1-May2022 chromosome 21, fColSai1.1, whole genome shotgun sequence genome carries:
- the septin12 gene encoding uncharacterized protein septin12 isoform X1; the encoded protein is MSDLPAQDHLAGILSDFEALKKSFDIEDMDDIPASSASPVSSPIPLPSFHRFPNYDEATEEQGGDGQSSSFVFNNSMGSASHSSIHMSSSPSRALKTHTLSSSLSFSRVTENKPGIYNKGSSVVRAASFQSRLNSGSPNICSPPSGPGSDNDSLHSSTSSLEYSSGRGYTMASYHSPHPPRECHGNQLQQQQHLKANMKKCVFKSEIKQEPGVMLGSREPQKMNHGFISIMDFQIANEEAGMMEVKRGISGCRIWPGMTDVDANGKQNGRFHSVSSFGKSDSNKVCQKGPQVFKTRQTKAKEIPRLNKFPLDLDSLVSNISNAPSHKPQSSGGLHDQIYSLSLTGARPSASLSSLSNSSDTPCPIFSYPISPFPPYSPDPSQGSLSPIHPSPTEGLQLDTLTDSQVVKVVPSVHSSRSSSSSGPVYTLEDCRCDAGDSMDLILQRIASFSLPVMSDTRMGYMAQPPKPFQRTNGLSSTFGFPLETTPKTTWQEEKGKLGEIAGELQRDPFTLMEEREERENTITQEKQEDEDKNKEQQNIQTSMAEKEKCAMVPPEEENGREKGMEAGEIKKETELEEEGKPGLSRSGPGLQTSFIQSPDLFGYVGIEAVLDQMKCKTMKAGFEFNIMVVGQSGLGKSTLINTLFKSRVSRKSCTPNYEEKISKTVKLHAVSHVIEEKGVKMKLTVIDTPGFGDQINNVNCWDPIVKYVNDQYEKYLIEELNVHRKKRIPDSRVHCCIHFLPATGHRLRPIDVEFMKRLGKIVSIVPVIAKADTLTVEERQEFKEKIRQDLLANGICVYPQREYDEDPEERILNDRIRESIPFAVVGANREHQVNGNSVLGRKTKWGIIEVENVEHCEFANLRDLLIRSHLQDLKDVTHNIHYETYRVQRLNASNMNFSELVLSTWQLENGADKCETESQL